DNA from Nyctibius grandis isolate bNycGra1 chromosome 15, bNycGra1.pri, whole genome shotgun sequence:
CCTCAAGACTCAGGTCTGCCGATTCAGCCATGTGAGGTTCTCTCTTGAGCTCACTGGCTGTGTACTTACATTCCTTATTTGAAGCTTGGAGTATGCTATTTAGAGAATTAGATTAACCTGGCATCTGTCTGCTTTTATAGCATTTGAGACAAATAGCAAATGTtttcatcaatattttaataacagttCCAGCAGAAACAGGATATCTGCCTCTTTAATTGCCTTCAAATGTTTCCTGAATGCCTACGCATGGGAACCTGAAAATCCCTACAAGTGCTGTGAATACATGTAACCCTGATTAGTCTGTTTTCACTGACCAAGATGATGACAGAAGTTCTAAGACAAAGTGAGAAGAGACGTTTACTGTTACCTTGCATATTAAGTGGAAAGGCTCCTGTGAAGAAAACGGGCTGAAATGTTGGCACAGGCCCCATCCAGGAGCCGTTCTCTTGCTGAAGTACGGACTGATTTGATCCAGCTGGCGAAGGGGGACTTCTGCTCCAAGACACAGGCCCCTGGTAGACTGGACCCCTCTGAAGGAGCGGCTTTGAGCGTGGCGGTGCAGCACACGCTCTGGGCAGCGATGGCACGCCTCCGTTCTCAGCCACCCGGGGAGCCGCGTGCCCGTACTGTAAAGGTGCACGTGTGCAAGTCTCCACATCAGGTAAGGAAGAAGAATCAGTATCTTGTGATTCTATGTGTGAGATATTCCCATTCATGGAGGGATCTGGAATACTGTCACTCATGGAGTTATAAACATAAGGGAAAGGTGGGTTAGCCAGATAATTAGGGATGATTGGCAGATCTGAATCTTTCTTTAAGTCTGGAAGTTCATCATCTTCcgctgtaaaacaaacaaaacaacattcTCCAAGACtgatttgaggggaaaaaaggaagtattGCTATTGCActgtggggtttctttttttttttttttttttctctggggaGGGAGTAGAGTGTTAAAAGCGCCACAGGATAAAAGACAAGAAGCACTATGCCTTTTTTCTACAGTAAACAGAACCGTGCTCAGGTGTTGCAATACAGtaaacacaaaagcagagtCTGATTCCAGTAGCTCTGGGGGTGTTATTTCCTTCTAAATACTGCAATACttctggtttggtttgatttgtttAATCCGTAGCTAGTGCATTGTAACATGGTCTTCAGGGGTATAATCCTATCGTCCTCAGAATGTATAAGACAATGAAAAACAACGGGataaagggaaaagaacatGCAGTACTGGGAGAGCTGAACCAGTTCAACAGCTGGGAGgcaataatgaaaaacagacaagggaacacaaacaggaggaaagagGTTGTTAATCGACCACATTTCAAACTACTTATCACCTCTAGCAGCAAAGCCTACTCTGCTCCAACAGTCACAAAACACGATAAAAATGCTCTGCCAGTGTCCTTTAAGGAGCTGTTTCTCTGGGCTGCTAATCTGTTTATTCAACACAGTGTCTAAGCTCCATAGAATATCAGGAAAATTAGGTGTTGCTCATATAAGGGCTTCATACAGATTTGAGAGATCTTCTGTTGCCCTTTTGAAAATAGGAAGCTGCATCTATCTGTCACTGGTTTAACCACggcatttttcaaaatacaggttctaatttttcagtgtttataaAACACTCGCTGGATATGGAATTTGTTGGTAATcctcttttcttaaactttgATTTCTTACCAAGTAAACACTCTAGACATGAAGTCACAGTTTTTACTAAAACCCAAACGCACTATCTtcacaggcaaaataaaagATTGGAATATACatgctttaaaagctttttactACAGTCTTTGCCGATCATATCGCCTAGCCAATAGGTTTACCTCCCAACATCTTCCTTATCTCTCTCTTCGACGTTAGTTGGGCCGGCCGTTCTCCTTTCTTGGTGAGGATCTCCTTGTCAGCACCGGCGTGCAGCAGGTAAGCCACCACGGGAGCATGGTTCCGTTTACATGCCCAGTGCAAACAAGTCCTGCAGATGGGAAATG
Protein-coding regions in this window:
- the ANKRD40 gene encoding ankyrin repeat domain-containing protein 40 isoform X3, which produces MRARPGLGAAGGCGGMAAPAGERERQERLREAAALGDAAEVQRLVELGVSLNSQNEVNGWTCLHWACKRNHAPVVAYLLHAGADKEILTKKGERPAQLTSKREIRKMLGAEDDELPDLKKDSDLPIIPNYLANPPFPYVYNSMSDSIPDPSMNGNISHIESQDTDSSSLPDVETCTRAPLQYGHAAPRVAENGGVPSLPRACAAPPRSKPLLQRGPVYQGPVSWSRSPPSPAGSNQSVLQQENGSWMGPVPTFQPVFFTGAFPLNMQELVLKVRIQNPNLRENDFIEIELDRQELTYKELLRVSCRELGVNPEHVQKIRKLPNTMLRKFLWKLQQPKHFTVVLSKNFQPELAVPCMRTCKQDL
- the ANKRD40 gene encoding ankyrin repeat domain-containing protein 40 isoform X1 — translated: MRARPGLGAAGGCGGMAAPAGERERQERLREAAALGDAAEVQRLVELGVSLNSQNEVNGWTCLHWACKRNHAPVVAYLLHAGADKEILTKKGERPAQLTSKREIRKMLGAEDDELPDLKKDSDLPIIPNYLANPPFPYVYNSMSDSIPDPSMNGNISHIESQDTDSSSLPDVETCTRAPLQYGHAAPRVAENGGVPSLPRACAAPPRSKPLLQRGPVYQGPVSWSRSPPSPAGSNQSVLQQENGSWMGPVPTFQPVFFTGAFPLNMQELVLKVRIQNPNLRENDFIEIELDRQELTYKELLRVSCRELGVNPEHVQKIRKLPNTMLRKDKDVARLQDFQELELVLTFLWKLQQPKHFTVVLSKNFQPELAVPCMRTCKQDL
- the ANKRD40 gene encoding ankyrin repeat domain-containing protein 40 isoform X2; protein product: MRARPGLGAAGGCGGMAAPAGERERQERLREAAALGDAAEVQRLVELGVSLNSQNEVNGWTCLHWACKRNHAPVVAYLLHAGADKEILTKKGERPAQLTSKREIRKMLGAEDDELPDLKKDSDLPIIPNYLANPPFPYVYNSMSDSIPDPSMNGNISHIESQDTDSSSLPDVETCTRAPLQYGHAAPRVAENGGVPSLPRACAAPPRSKPLLQRGPVYQGPVSWSRSPPSPAGSNQSVLQQENGSWMGPVPTFQPVFFTGAFPLNMQELVLKVRIQNPNLRENDFIEIELDRQELTYKELLRVSCRELGVNPEHVQKIRKLPNTMLRKDKDVARLQDFQELELVLTVSDKNLLFRVPAISEQSGYNKKASELTY